One genomic region from Cucumis melo cultivar AY chromosome 9, USDA_Cmelo_AY_1.0, whole genome shotgun sequence encodes:
- the LOC103504226 gene encoding protein BASIC PENTACYSTEINE2-like isoform X2 produces the protein MSTFLIYIFSFLFVSDQLWFLTVYSNIFSDPGFCLFLMDGDALNMRNWGYYEPSLKAHLGLQLVSTIGERDVKHFMPGRDPSAIVNMNAAFHPRDSVVSEAPVSTNWARDGWMNQRDKLFNVLSPNTSYSLLAETSAAQPLQMLQPLDTSRDEMVLKIEEPPVKKGTKQPKKRQNGGAPKSPKPKKPRKPKSNDPSFQQVKAPKKKMELVINGFDMDISSIPIPVCSCTGTPHQCYRWGYGGWQSACCTTSLSLHPLPMSEKRRGARIAGRKMSQGAFKKVLEKLAAQGYNFSNPIDLRSHWARHGTNKFVTIR, from the exons ATGTCcacttttttaatatatattttttcattcCTTTTCGTTTCTGATCAACTTTGGTTTCTGACGGTTTATTCCAATATATTTTCTGACCCTGGTTTTTGTTTAT TTCTAATGGATGGTGATGCTTTGAACATGCGTAATTGGGGTTACTATGAACCATCTTTGAAAGCGCATCTTGGACTGCAGCTCGTGTCCACAATTGGTGAGCGAGATGTGAAACATTTTATGCCTGGACGGGACCCGTCAGCTATTGTTAACATGAATGCAGCATTTCATCCACGGGATTCTGTTGTATCTGAAGCACCGGTATCGACAAACTGGGCGAGGGATGGTTGGATGAATCAAAGGGACAAGCTATTCAATGTGTTATCCCCCAATACTAGTTATTCTCTGCTTGCAGAGACGTCAGCGGCACAACCTTTGCAAATGTTACAACCACTTGACACATCAAGAGATGAAATGGTCCTCAAGATTGAAGAACCACCTGTGAAGAAGGGAACTAAACAACCAAAGAAACGACAGAATGGAGGTGCTCCCAAAAGCCCGAAACCAAAGAAGCCTCGAAAGCCTAAAAGTAATGATCCTTCGTTTCAACAGGTGAAGGCACCAAAAAAGAAGATGGAGCTTGTTATAAATGGATTTGACATGGATATATCTAGTATCCCAATTCCAGTATGTTCTTGCACTGGAACTCCTCACCAATGTTATAGATGGGGCTACGGTGGCTGGCAATCAGCTTGTTGTACCACAAGTTTATCTCTACATCCTTTGCCAATGAGTGAGAAGCGGCGAGGTGCAAGAATTGCTGGCCGGAAAATGAGTCAAGGTGCTTTTAAGAAGGTTTTGGAGAAACTAGCAGCTCAAGGCTATAACTTTTCTAACCCAATTGATTTAAGAAGCCATTGGGCAAGGCATGGGACCAATAAGTTTGTCACAATCAGGTAG
- the LOC103504260 gene encoding 65-kDa microtubule-associated protein 6, whose amino-acid sequence MLAVGSPFTSVRTSSSCNALLRELQQIWSDIGESEADKDRMLLELERECLEVYRRKVEEAANAKARLHQSVASKEAEVATLMASLGELNSPSQIEKRSKTLKEKLASVTPLVEELKTKKEERLKQFADIKAQIEKISVEISGYSNHVNDHIVINSLTLEETDLSLRKLNEYQTRLRTLQKEKSDRLHKVLEHISEVHSLCGVLGLDFGQTVSDVHPSLERTSIEQATNISNSTLEGLEHTILTLKTERKTRIQKLKEILTSLYELWNLMDSSRDEKSKFSRITSIMRVSETEVTEPGLLSTETIEQASAEVERLTKLKAGRMKQLVLKRRSELEEICRMTHIEADPSTASEKSNALIDSGLVDPSELLANIEVQIVKVKEEATSRKDIMDRVDRWLSACEEENWLEEYNKDENRYNAGRGSHVNLKRAERARVTISKIPAIVDNLIHKTLAWEDEKKTMFLYDGARLVTILEDYKLSRQQREEEKRRHRDQKKLQDMLLTEKEAMYGSKPSPRKSNSFRKTNGYRANGNGSMTPTPRRNSVGGATPELLTPRSYSGRQNGYFKEMRRLSTAPLNFVAISKEDTMSYASIYGSEPGSPPQS is encoded by the exons atGTTGGCTGTTGGTAGTCCTTTTACCAGTGTTCGTACGAGCTCTAGTTGTAATGCTTTGCTCAGAGAACTTCAG CAAATATGGAGTGACATCGGCGAGAGTGAAGCTGATAAAGACCGTATGCTTCTAGAATTGGAGAGGGAATGCTTGGAAGTGTACCGGAGAAAGGTCGAGGAAGCTGCGAATGCCAAGGCACGACTACATCAATCTGTTGCATCTAAGGAGGCTGAGGTTGCAACATTGATGGCTTCTCTTGGCGAACTAAATTCTCCG AGTCAAATTGAGAAGAGGTCCAAAACATTGAAAGAAAAGCTTGCTTCTGTCACTCCCCTTGTAGAAGAATTGAAGACGAAGAAAGAGGAGCGTTTGAAACAATTTGCAGATATAAAAGCCCAAATTGAGAAGATCAGTGTTGAAATTTCGGGTTACAGCAACCATGTTAATGATCACATAGTCATCAATTCTTTAACCCTGGAAGAAACAGATCTGTCTTTGAGAAAGCTCAATGAGTATCAAACACGACTTCGCACCTTGCAAAAGGAGAAG TCTGATCGACTTCATAAGGTTTTGGAGCATATTAGTGAGGTCCATTCTCTCTGTGGTGTCCTTGGTTTGGATTTTGGCCAGACTGTAAGTGATGTGCATCCGAGCTTAGAAAGAACGAGTATCGAACAAGCTACAAATATCAGCAATAGCACATTGGAAGGCCTAGAACACACCATTCTTACATTGAAAACAGAAAGGAAAACTCGAATCCAAAAG TTGAAGGAAATTTTAACCTCATTATATGAACTTTGGAATTTGATGGACTCTTCACGTGATGAAAAGAGCAAATTTTCACGGATTACTTCCATCATGCGTGTATCCGAAACAGAAGTCACAGAACCAGGTCTTCTCTCCACAGAGACAATCGAACAG GCGTCAGCAGAAGTGGAGAGGTTAACTAAACTAAAAGCGGGTCGAATGAAACAACTTGTACTGAAAAGGAGGTCTGAGTTGGAGGAGATTTGTAGAATGACTCACATTGAAGCTGATCCTAGCACAGCTTCTGAGAAATCAAATGCTTTGATAGATTCAG GTCTAGTAGATCCTTCTGAACTCCTTGCAAACATTGAAGTACAAATCGTCAAAGTAAAAGAAGAAGCCACCAGCAGAAAAGACATAATGGATAGAGTAGACCGCTGGCTATCAGCATGTGAGGAAGAAAATTGGCTTGAAGAGTACAATAAA GACGAAAATCGTTACAATGCAGGGAGAGGTTCACATGTTAATCTGAAACGTGCAGAGCGAGCGAGAGTGACTATTAGCAAAATCCCAG CTATTGTTGATAATCTGATACACAAAACTCTGGCCTGGGAAGATGAAAAGAAGACTATGTTTCTTTATGATGGG GCAAGGTTGGTGACAATACTTGAAGATTATAAATTAAGTAGACAGCAAAGAGAAGAGGAGAAGAGGAGACACAGG GATCAAAAGAAACTTCAGGATATGCTCCTCACTGAGAAAGAAGCTATGTACGGTTCTAAACCCAGTCCTCGGAAGAGCAACAGCTTTAGGAAGACTAATGGATATCGTGCGAATGGGAATGGATCGATGACACCCACGCCTCGCCGAAACTCTGTCGGTGGAGCGACCCCAGAGCTCCTAACTCCTAGATCCTATTCCGGTCGCCAAAATGGATACTTCAAAGAAATGAGGAGATTGTCTACTGCACCATTGAACTTTGTGGCCATATCCAAGGAGGATACGATGTCGTATGCTTCAATTTATGGATCTGAGCCAGGCTCTCCCCCCCAGAGTTAA
- the LOC103504226 gene encoding protein BASIC PENTACYSTEINE2-like isoform X1 encodes MSTFLIYIFSFLFVSDQLWFLTVYSNIFSDPGFCLCNLLMDGDALNMRNWGYYEPSLKAHLGLQLVSTIGERDVKHFMPGRDPSAIVNMNAAFHPRDSVVSEAPVSTNWARDGWMNQRDKLFNVLSPNTSYSLLAETSAAQPLQMLQPLDTSRDEMVLKIEEPPVKKGTKQPKKRQNGGAPKSPKPKKPRKPKSNDPSFQQVKAPKKKMELVINGFDMDISSIPIPVCSCTGTPHQCYRWGYGGWQSACCTTSLSLHPLPMSEKRRGARIAGRKMSQGAFKKVLEKLAAQGYNFSNPIDLRSHWARHGTNKFVTIR; translated from the exons ATGTCcacttttttaatatatattttttcattcCTTTTCGTTTCTGATCAACTTTGGTTTCTGACGGTTTATTCCAATATATTTTCTGACCCTGGTTTTTGTTTATGTAATC TTCTAATGGATGGTGATGCTTTGAACATGCGTAATTGGGGTTACTATGAACCATCTTTGAAAGCGCATCTTGGACTGCAGCTCGTGTCCACAATTGGTGAGCGAGATGTGAAACATTTTATGCCTGGACGGGACCCGTCAGCTATTGTTAACATGAATGCAGCATTTCATCCACGGGATTCTGTTGTATCTGAAGCACCGGTATCGACAAACTGGGCGAGGGATGGTTGGATGAATCAAAGGGACAAGCTATTCAATGTGTTATCCCCCAATACTAGTTATTCTCTGCTTGCAGAGACGTCAGCGGCACAACCTTTGCAAATGTTACAACCACTTGACACATCAAGAGATGAAATGGTCCTCAAGATTGAAGAACCACCTGTGAAGAAGGGAACTAAACAACCAAAGAAACGACAGAATGGAGGTGCTCCCAAAAGCCCGAAACCAAAGAAGCCTCGAAAGCCTAAAAGTAATGATCCTTCGTTTCAACAGGTGAAGGCACCAAAAAAGAAGATGGAGCTTGTTATAAATGGATTTGACATGGATATATCTAGTATCCCAATTCCAGTATGTTCTTGCACTGGAACTCCTCACCAATGTTATAGATGGGGCTACGGTGGCTGGCAATCAGCTTGTTGTACCACAAGTTTATCTCTACATCCTTTGCCAATGAGTGAGAAGCGGCGAGGTGCAAGAATTGCTGGCCGGAAAATGAGTCAAGGTGCTTTTAAGAAGGTTTTGGAGAAACTAGCAGCTCAAGGCTATAACTTTTCTAACCCAATTGATTTAAGAAGCCATTGGGCAAGGCATGGGACCAATAAGTTTGTCACAATCAGGTAG
- the LOC103504249 gene encoding protein BASIC PENTACYSTEINE2-like, with the protein MDDDALNMRNWGYYEPSFKGNHLGLQLMSTISERDMKHFLPGRDPSVMVNANGSFHPRDCVVSEAPVHMNYVRDNWGGNRDRFLNMLPANHSYPVMPETSGAHSLQILQPPSSSRDEIAASRVEEPPVKKEGGKAKKRQSSEAGPKTPKAKKPRKPKDTSTAVQRVKPPKKNIDLVINGIDMDISCIPIPVCSCTGAPHQCYRWGCGGWQSACCTTNISTYPLPMSDKRRGARIAGRKMSQGAFKKVLEKLAADGYNFANPIDLRTHWARHGTNKFVTIR; encoded by the coding sequence ATGGATGACGATGCGTTAAACATGCGTAATTGGGGTTATTATGAGCCGTCCTTTAAAGGGAATCATCTCGGCCTGCAGCTCATGTCCACCATTTCTGAGCGGGACATGAAACATTTCTTACCAGGCCGTGATCCTTCTGTTATGGTTAATGCCAATGGTTCCTTCCATCCACGGGATTGCGTTGTTTCGGAAGCACCAGTGCATATGAACTATGTGAGGGACAATTGGGGGGGTAACAGAGATAGGTTTCTTAATATGTTACCTGCCAACCACAGCTATCCTGTTATGCCAGAAACTTCAGGAGCTCACTCCTTGCAGATCTTGCAACCACCCTCTTCTTCGAGGGATGAAATAGCAGCAAGTAGAGTTGAAGAGCCTCCAGTGAAGAAGGAAGGTGGGAAAGCAAAGAAAAGACAGAGTAGTGAGGCTGGCCCCAAAACCCCCAAAGCTAAAAAACCGAGGAAACCAAAAGATACTAGCACGGCTGTTCAGCGTGTGAAACCACCAAAGAAGAACATTGATCTTGTTATAAATGGGATTGATATGGACATCTCATGTATTCCAATTCCGGTTTGCTCTTGCACTGGAGCTCCTCATCAATGTTATAGGTGGGGATGTGGTGGTTGGCAGTCTGCTTGTTGTACTACCAACATATCAACTTATCCTTTGCCCATGAGTGACAAAAGACGTGGGGCGAGGATAGCTGGACGAAAAATGAGTCAGGGTGCGTTTAAGAAGGTACTTGAAAAACTAGCAGCTGATGGCTATAATTTTGCTAACCCGATCGATTTGAGGACTCACTGGGCGAGACATGGTACTAATAAGTTTGTCACAATCAGGTAG
- the LOC103504226 gene encoding protein BASIC PENTACYSTEINE2-like isoform X3, protein MDGDALNMRNWGYYEPSLKAHLGLQLVSTIGERDVKHFMPGRDPSAIVNMNAAFHPRDSVVSEAPVSTNWARDGWMNQRDKLFNVLSPNTSYSLLAETSAAQPLQMLQPLDTSRDEMVLKIEEPPVKKGTKQPKKRQNGGAPKSPKPKKPRKPKSNDPSFQQVKAPKKKMELVINGFDMDISSIPIPVCSCTGTPHQCYRWGYGGWQSACCTTSLSLHPLPMSEKRRGARIAGRKMSQGAFKKVLEKLAAQGYNFSNPIDLRSHWARHGTNKFVTIR, encoded by the coding sequence ATGGATGGTGATGCTTTGAACATGCGTAATTGGGGTTACTATGAACCATCTTTGAAAGCGCATCTTGGACTGCAGCTCGTGTCCACAATTGGTGAGCGAGATGTGAAACATTTTATGCCTGGACGGGACCCGTCAGCTATTGTTAACATGAATGCAGCATTTCATCCACGGGATTCTGTTGTATCTGAAGCACCGGTATCGACAAACTGGGCGAGGGATGGTTGGATGAATCAAAGGGACAAGCTATTCAATGTGTTATCCCCCAATACTAGTTATTCTCTGCTTGCAGAGACGTCAGCGGCACAACCTTTGCAAATGTTACAACCACTTGACACATCAAGAGATGAAATGGTCCTCAAGATTGAAGAACCACCTGTGAAGAAGGGAACTAAACAACCAAAGAAACGACAGAATGGAGGTGCTCCCAAAAGCCCGAAACCAAAGAAGCCTCGAAAGCCTAAAAGTAATGATCCTTCGTTTCAACAGGTGAAGGCACCAAAAAAGAAGATGGAGCTTGTTATAAATGGATTTGACATGGATATATCTAGTATCCCAATTCCAGTATGTTCTTGCACTGGAACTCCTCACCAATGTTATAGATGGGGCTACGGTGGCTGGCAATCAGCTTGTTGTACCACAAGTTTATCTCTACATCCTTTGCCAATGAGTGAGAAGCGGCGAGGTGCAAGAATTGCTGGCCGGAAAATGAGTCAAGGTGCTTTTAAGAAGGTTTTGGAGAAACTAGCAGCTCAAGGCTATAACTTTTCTAACCCAATTGATTTAAGAAGCCATTGGGCAAGGCATGGGACCAATAAGTTTGTCACAATCAGGTAG